A region of the Microcystis aeruginosa FD4 genome:
ATCGGAATTAGGAAAAAACTGTCCCAGTGATTCAGGAGTAATTCTCTGGGTTATGGGTTCGCTCAAGATTTTTTTGTAAGAGTGTTTTTTAGGATTATTTGCCCAAAAATGAAGGGTTTGCAGGCAGGCACGGATTCCCATTATACATATAAGTATATGTCAAGTCCCGTTTTCAGTCAAGGGGTTTGGTCAAAAATCTCTAGCTTTGTCTCCAGTTTCTCAATCGGTTAGACTAAGAATTATTCACATTACTTAACAAAACAGCAGATGAATACAGCTGCTCTGACGACAAGGCAAAATTGGCAATGGCAAGGAAATTCTATACACTATGTGCAAGCGGGTACTAGAGTTGCGGGAAAACCCCCATTACTATTAGTCCACGGTTTTGGCGCTTCTACCGACCATTGGCGAAAAAATCTGCAAGGTTTAGCCTCAGAATGGGAGGTATGGGCGATCGATCTGTTAGGATTTGGTAGATCAGCTAAACCGGATCTGGTCTATAGTGGCAGTCTTTGGCAGCAACAATTAAAAGATTTTATCAAGGAAGTTGTGGGCCAACCGACGGTTTTAGCGGGTAATTCTCTGGGGGGTTACGCTTCTCTCTGTGTGGCTGCTAATCACTCTGAGAATGTTCGGGGATTAATTCTCCTCAATAGCGCAGGTCCCTTTAGCGATACAGAAAGCAATCGTCAGCCTAACTTAGCACAAAAATTACTGCGATCGATCTTGCTGCAACCTTGGGCCAGTTATCTCTTATTTCTCTATACCCGTCAACCAAAAACTATCCGCAAAACCCTAGAGAAAGTATATCTCGATCGCAGTGCCATTACTGAGCAGTTAATAGAAGATATCCGTCGTCCTTCCCTGGATGCGGGAGCAGCCAAAGTTTTTGCTTCTGTGTTTAAATCTCCCCGGGGGGAAAATGTGGATATTCTCCTGCAAAAGTTAAGTTGTCCCCTGTTGATGTTATGGGGTGAAGGGGACCCTTGGATGAATACTAGGGAACGCGGGGCCAAATTCCGTCAATACTATCCTTCTCTGACAGAATATTATCTCACTGCTGGTCATTGTCCCCACGATGAAATTCCCACAGAGGTTAACCGGTTGATTAGTGATTGGTTGAAAAGCTTATAGGTAGTTAGGGATCGGTTATCAGGTTTTTATTTTTTTGACGCTTATTTGACCTGAAAAAAGAGGGTTCGCAGGCAGGCACGGATTCCCATTCTATATATAAGA
Encoded here:
- a CDS encoding alpha/beta fold hydrolase codes for the protein MNTAALTTRQNWQWQGNSIHYVQAGTRVAGKPPLLLVHGFGASTDHWRKNLQGLASEWEVWAIDLLGFGRSAKPDLVYSGSLWQQQLKDFIKEVVGQPTVLAGNSLGGYASLCVAANHSENVRGLILLNSAGPFSDTESNRQPNLAQKLLRSILLQPWASYLLFLYTRQPKTIRKTLEKVYLDRSAITEQLIEDIRRPSLDAGAAKVFASVFKSPRGENVDILLQKLSCPLLMLWGEGDPWMNTRERGAKFRQYYPSLTEYYLTAGHCPHDEIPTEVNRLISDWLKSL